In a single window of the Rhizobiaceae bacterium genome:
- a CDS encoding terminase family protein — MTCLPGRYRALGVPDNWLVLGGRGSGKTRLGAEWTIAHACGLPPIAEKGRSSGRIALVGETLGDVREVMIDGPSGIRTVARRDRPRYEPTRRRLLWPSGAVAYVFSSEDPESLRGPQFMAAWCDEAAKWKNAVDCFDMLQFGLRLGERPRQLVTTTPRPTKLVKRLMGDPAFHVDRYATRDNIANLADGFIAALESRYAGTRLGRQELEGELIEDREDALWTRAALEAAFIAQAPQLQRIVVAVDPPASSRRTSDACGIVAAGLTEGGGVIVLADESVRGAKPTEWAARVVALYHRVQADCVVAEVNQGGDMVAAVIRTVDPSVAVKDVRARRGKWLRAEPVAALYAQGLVRHAGRFPDLEDEMCDFGPTGLSDGRSPDRLDALVWAVTDLQPRSTGEPRIRDFG; from the coding sequence ATGACCTGCCTGCCGGGGCGTTATCGCGCGCTCGGCGTGCCCGACAACTGGCTGGTGCTCGGCGGGCGCGGGTCCGGCAAGACGCGGCTCGGCGCGGAATGGACGATCGCGCATGCCTGCGGCCTGCCGCCCATCGCCGAAAAGGGGCGTTCCAGCGGGCGCATCGCGCTGGTGGGCGAGACGCTGGGCGACGTGCGTGAGGTGATGATCGACGGGCCGTCGGGCATCCGCACGGTCGCGCGGCGCGACCGGCCCCGCTATGAGCCGACGCGGCGCAGGCTTTTGTGGCCTTCCGGCGCGGTGGCCTATGTGTTTTCGTCGGAGGACCCGGAAAGCCTGCGCGGGCCGCAATTCATGGCCGCATGGTGCGACGAGGCCGCGAAGTGGAAGAATGCGGTCGATTGCTTCGACATGCTCCAGTTCGGCCTGCGGCTGGGTGAGCGGCCACGGCAACTCGTGACCACGACGCCGAGGCCGACGAAACTGGTCAAGCGCCTTATGGGCGATCCGGCGTTTCATGTGGACCGCTATGCCACGCGCGACAACATCGCCAATCTGGCCGATGGTTTCATCGCCGCGCTCGAAAGCCGCTATGCCGGGACGCGGCTCGGCAGGCAGGAGCTTGAGGGCGAACTGATCGAGGACCGCGAGGACGCGCTGTGGACGCGCGCCGCGCTGGAGGCGGCGTTCATCGCGCAGGCGCCGCAGTTGCAGCGCATCGTCGTGGCGGTGGATCCGCCGGCAAGCTCGCGCCGCACCTCGGATGCATGCGGCATCGTGGCCGCCGGGCTGACGGAGGGCGGCGGCGTGATCGTGCTTGCCGACGAAAGCGTGCGCGGCGCGAAGCCGACCGAATGGGCGGCGCGCGTCGTCGCGCTCTACCATCGCGTGCAGGCGGATTGCGTGGTCGCCGAGGTCAACCAGGGCGGCGACATGGTTGCCGCCGTGATCCGCACCGTCGATCCGTCGGTGGCGGTCAAGGATGTGCGCGCGCGGCGGGGCAAATGGCTGCGCGCCGAGCCGGTCGCCGCACTCTATGCGCAGGGGCTGGTGCGGCATGCGGGGCGCTTTCCGGACCTCGAGGACGAGATGTGCGATTTCGGCCCGACCGGGCTTTCCGACGGGCGCTCGCCCGACCGGCTCGATGCGCTGGTGTGGGCGGTGACCGACCTTCAGCCGCGCTCGACCGGCGAACCGCGCATCCGCGATTTCGGCTGA